One Thomasclavelia spiroformis DSM 1552 DNA window includes the following coding sequences:
- the frr gene encoding ribosome recycling factor, with product MIDMILDEASERMGKTIDSFKRDLTTVRTGRANPAMLDRVMVNYYGSPTPINQMAGISVVEGRQLVIKPYDKSVIKDIEHGIYEAELGLTPQNDGEIIRIMVPALTEDRRREFAKQVWKFAENAKVSIRNIRRDSNDEIKKVDGSEDEIKAGQEKVQKLTDKFVKEIDEIAKVKEKEIMTV from the coding sequence ATGATTGATATGATTTTAGATGAAGCTAGTGAAAGAATGGGTAAAACAATTGACTCTTTTAAGCGTGATTTAACTACTGTTAGAACTGGACGTGCTAATCCAGCGATGCTTGATCGTGTTATGGTTAACTATTATGGTTCACCTACACCAATTAATCAAATGGCAGGTATTTCAGTTGTAGAAGGACGTCAATTAGTAATCAAACCTTATGATAAATCAGTGATTAAAGATATTGAACATGGAATCTATGAAGCTGAATTAGGATTAACTCCTCAAAATGATGGTGAAATTATCCGTATCATGGTTCCTGCTTTAACAGAAGATCGTCGTAGAGAATTTGCTAAACAGGTATGGAAATTTGCTGAAAATGCTAAGGTTTCAATTCGTAATATCCGTCGTGATAGTAATGATGAAATAAAAAAAGTTGATGGAAGTGAAGATGAAATTAAAGCTGGACAAGAAAAAGTTCAAAAATTAACTGATAAATTTGTTAAAGAAATTGATGAAATTGCTAAAGTAAAAGAAAAAGAAATTATGACAGTATAA
- a CDS encoding 1-deoxy-D-xylulose-5-phosphate reductoisomerase encodes MKYITVLGVTGSIGMQTVDVVKNHRERFKIIAMSAGYNIEKVEEILKIIEVEYICVVRKEDANYLQTKYPDKKIYYGNDGLIKIATLSEVDIVLNAIVGFAGLLPTIEAIKAKKDIALANKETLVVAGHIITKLVKENGVKLLPVDSEHSAIFQSLNGENSKQIKKIILTASGGSFRDKKREELVGVSVQEALNHPNWSMGAKITIDSATLFNKGLEVIEAKWLFNVDYDQIEVLIHPESIVHSMVEFIDNSIIGQLGNPDMRLPIQYALTYPNRDVLVGSESLDLAKVMTLTFKKPDFERFRALKLAFQAGNDGGSMPCVLNGANEQANELFRNGKIEFLQIEELVEKALSCHKKIENPTLNELIDIDSWARNFVLNEIGED; translated from the coding sequence ATGAAGTATATAACAGTATTAGGTGTTACTGGTTCAATAGGTATGCAAACTGTTGATGTTGTAAAAAATCATCGTGAACGTTTTAAAATTATAGCTATGTCAGCAGGTTATAATATTGAAAAAGTAGAAGAAATTTTAAAGATAATTGAAGTGGAATATATTTGTGTTGTTAGAAAAGAAGATGCAAATTATTTACAAACAAAATATCCGGATAAAAAGATTTATTATGGGAATGATGGTTTAATAAAAATTGCTACTTTAAGTGAAGTTGATATTGTTTTAAATGCAATTGTTGGGTTTGCTGGTCTTTTACCAACAATTGAAGCAATTAAAGCTAAAAAAGATATTGCTCTAGCAAATAAGGAAACTTTAGTTGTTGCTGGGCATATAATTACTAAGCTAGTAAAGGAAAATGGTGTAAAGCTTTTGCCGGTAGATAGTGAACATTCAGCAATTTTTCAGTCATTAAATGGTGAAAATAGTAAACAAATTAAAAAAATCATTTTAACTGCAAGTGGTGGTAGTTTTAGAGATAAAAAACGTGAAGAACTTGTAGGGGTAAGTGTTCAAGAAGCATTGAATCATCCTAATTGGTCAATGGGGGCTAAAATTACAATTGATAGTGCTACATTATTTAATAAAGGTTTAGAAGTAATTGAGGCTAAATGGTTATTTAATGTTGATTATGATCAAATTGAAGTATTGATTCATCCTGAAAGTATTGTTCATTCGATGGTTGAATTTATTGATAATTCGATTATTGGACAATTAGGTAATCCAGATATGCGTTTGCCAATTCAATATGCGTTAACTTACCCAAATCGTGATGTTTTAGTAGGTAGTGAAAGTTTAGATTTGGCTAAAGTCATGACATTAACATTTAAAAAACCAGACTTTGAACGATTTAGAGCCTTGAAGCTTGCATTTCAAGCAGGAAATGATGGTGGAAGTATGCCGTGTGTTTTAAATGGAGCTAATGAACAAGCAAATGAGTTATTTAGAAATGGTAAGATTGAGTTTTTACAAATCGAAGAATTAGTAGAAAAAGCTTTATCTTGCCATAAGAAAATTGAAAATCCTACTTTAAATGAATTAATTGATATTGATAGTTGGGCTCGTAATTTTGTATTAAATGAGATAGGAGAAGATTAA
- the pyrH gene encoding UMP kinase codes for MKYKRVLLKLSGEALAGEDKIGINAKTVADIARQIKDAKDLGVEIAIVCGGGNIWRGKTGADMGMDRSSADYMGMLATVMNGLAVQNALEAIGVPTRVLSAIEMRQVAEPYIRRRAIRHLEKGRIVIFGAGTGSPFFTTDTTAALRAAEINADVILMAKNGVDGVYSADPKLDANAVRFDEISYFDVLQKDLKIMDQTAITLCKDNNIDLCVFNMSKDGNIAKACNGDKIGTTISGGK; via the coding sequence ATGAAGTATAAGCGAGTGTTATTAAAATTAAGTGGTGAAGCTTTAGCTGGAGAAGACAAAATTGGTATAAATGCTAAAACTGTTGCCGATATTGCTAGACAAATTAAAGATGCTAAAGATTTGGGTGTTGAAATAGCAATTGTCTGTGGTGGTGGAAATATATGGCGCGGTAAAACTGGAGCAGACATGGGAATGGATCGTTCTAGTGCTGATTATATGGGAATGTTGGCAACTGTTATGAATGGGTTAGCGGTCCAAAATGCATTAGAAGCAATTGGGGTTCCAACTAGAGTTCTTTCAGCAATTGAAATGCGTCAAGTGGCTGAACCATATATTAGAAGACGTGCAATTCGTCATTTAGAAAAGGGTAGAATCGTTATTTTTGGTGCTGGTACTGGTAGTCCTTTTTTTACAACAGATACAACAGCGGCTTTAAGAGCGGCTGAAATTAATGCTGATGTCATTTTGATGGCTAAAAATGGTGTTGATGGTGTATATTCTGCTGATCCTAAACTTGATGCAAATGCAGTACGTTTTGATGAGATTTCATATTTTGATGTTTTACAAAAAGATTTAAAGATTATGGATCAAACTGCAATTACTTTATGTAAAGACAATAATATTGATTTATGCGTGTTTAATATGTCTAAAGATGGTAATATTGCTAAGGCATGTAATGGCGATAAGATTGGAACAACTATTTCTGGAGGTAAATAA
- a CDS encoding isoprenyl transferase → MFLKKNKIEEIDYHDIDLDNIPKHIAFIMDGNGRWAKKRKMPRTYGHHEGTKTIRDIALKCNELKVEAMTVYAFSTENFARPDSEVQYIFKLPKDFFNSYMKELMENNVKICTIGHLEMAPKETQDIINKAIEQTKNNTGLKLCFAFIYGGRDEIVWASKKLAKRVKDGQIDADEINEKLFESELMTSDLPDVDLMVRTSGEQRLSNFLLWQLAYAEFVFTDVFWPDFNDDELLKVIWQYQNRDRRFGGLK, encoded by the coding sequence ATGTTTTTAAAGAAAAATAAAATTGAAGAAATAGATTATCATGATATAGATTTAGATAATATACCAAAGCATATCGCTTTTATCATGGATGGAAATGGACGTTGGGCAAAGAAAAGAAAAATGCCACGAACTTATGGACACCATGAAGGAACAAAAACAATTCGTGATATTGCTTTAAAATGTAATGAATTAAAAGTAGAAGCAATGACAGTTTACGCTTTTTCAACAGAAAATTTTGCTCGTCCTGATAGTGAAGTACAATATATTTTTAAATTACCAAAAGATTTTTTTAATTCATATATGAAAGAATTAATGGAAAACAATGTTAAAATATGCACGATTGGACATCTTGAAATGGCACCTAAAGAAACGCAAGATATCATTAACAAAGCTATTGAACAAACAAAAAATAATACTGGCTTGAAATTATGTTTTGCTTTTATTTATGGTGGACGTGATGAGATCGTTTGGGCAAGTAAAAAGCTTGCAAAAAGAGTTAAAGATGGACAAATTGATGCTGATGAAATTAATGAAAAGTTGTTTGAAAGTGAATTAATGACTAGTGATTTACCGGATGTTGATTTGATGGTTCGAACTAGTGGGGAACAAAGATTATCAAATTTTTTATTATGGCAACTAGCATATGCAGAATTTGTATTCACTGATGTTTTTTGGCCAGATTTTAATGATGATGAGTTGTTAAAAGTAATTTGGCAATATCAAAATCGTGATAGACGTTTTGGAGGATTGAAATAA
- a CDS encoding PolC-type DNA polymerase III — protein sequence MDNKLLILLKNLGIEKEADGLNDGKITKVFVSKDDSYTFYLSFQKLIPFNEYQLLIQNKDNFPFPIKYVIDYENDDFTQEELIPYIGYLLEVLKQKYPVCLTLTTDNFKVGPIIKIGACNTIQLEQLTQLKSEIESLFNQTGIKRNFDFYLDEENDTFKDIKEEMETYEPVEIDMSLLQKTEKPSMKENTFQNKYRKKSNAVDMKIEEITDQTLDNNICIKGYVFKTDIIVTKSNKHIQSLWVTDYTDSIIVKRFENNSNNSLEELKSIGKGNVWVKVRGEVRYDSYAHETVMIAREVEIIKGPAPRKDTSEIKRVELHTHSKMSAMDGIGTIEQYIKTVASWGHKAIAVTDHGNVQSFPEAQSASLQAGIKMIYGVEFNMVEPVLNIVYNPIDVSIEHATYVAFDLETTGLSVIHDGITEFGAVKIKNGEVIDRMQKFINPGKTISSRISSLTNITNEMVKNEPTIDKVLPEIMEFFGDCILVAHNASFDVGFLNENLRRSNMSEIKNPIIDSLALARAILKPMKSYRLGNVCRSYRVNYDDEVAHRADYDAKVLGDVFNLMIHQIMQSEKYSLLDVCKLTSDDVYKIVYPYHMCALALNKTGLKNMFKLVSEANTKYFHGESRIPKERLEYYREGLLFGSSCYNSDVFEAALNLSDERLENAMKFYDYIEIQPLEDYFHLIERGKLQDKDELIKSLQRIVTCAKKLNKIIVATGDVHFLDVKDRIFRDVFISNPTIGIGHKAHPLCDRRNPKAKNPCQYLRTTDEMLECYPYLSKEETFEYVVTNTNKIADMVEEIKPIHDKLFTPKIDGADENLKKLCYETAHKTYGNPLPSIVEKRLEKELSNIIKHGFGVIYYISHLLVKKSNDDGYLVGSRGSVGSSFVATMSGITEVNPLPPHYVCPNCTYSEFLEEGTIADGYDLEDKPCPKCGTIMKGEGHNIPFETFLGFNADKVPDIDLNFSGEYQANAHAFTKEIFGEDHVFRAGTISTVAEKTAYGYAKGYAELMGKDQSIRSAELERIAAGCGGVKRTTGQHPGGIIVIPRDMDVFDFTPYQYPADDLSATWKTTHFDFHAIHDNVLKFDILGHVDPTVIRALQDLTGVDPKTIPTNDKKVMSLFTSSKALGCDLEFIGCKSGALGLPEFGTNFVRGMLDQTQPKSFSDLVIISGLSHGTDVYLGNAESLIKSGTCTLSEVIGCRDDIMVYLIEKGLPNKDAFDIMECVRKGKSTAVFPKMQYEELMKKHNVPQWYIESCKKIKYMFPKAHAVAYVLSAIRVAWWKVYYPREYYAVYFSTRCDFYEIETLIQGKDAIMARREEIAQLKAQRSASNKEEGLWDVFEIALEMIERGYHFNPISLQYSQASKFILDPNDEFGLIPPFSAVDALGEAVAKTVIDARNQAPFLSKEDVIKRTKLNNSHIKTLTKMGVFNGMQERNQLSLF from the coding sequence ATGGATAATAAATTATTGATATTATTAAAAAATTTGGGTATTGAAAAAGAAGCTGATGGATTGAATGATGGTAAAATAACGAAAGTATTTGTAAGTAAGGATGATAGTTATACTTTTTATTTATCTTTTCAAAAATTGATTCCATTTAATGAATATCAATTATTAATACAAAACAAAGATAATTTTCCTTTTCCAATAAAATATGTGATTGATTATGAAAATGATGATTTTACCCAAGAAGAATTAATTCCATATATTGGTTATCTTTTAGAAGTATTAAAACAAAAATATCCGGTTTGTTTAACTTTAACAACAGATAATTTTAAAGTGGGCCCAATTATTAAAATTGGAGCATGTAATACAATTCAACTTGAACAATTGACACAGTTAAAAAGTGAAATAGAATCACTATTTAATCAAACAGGAATTAAACGAAACTTTGATTTTTATCTTGATGAAGAAAATGATACTTTTAAAGATATTAAAGAAGAAATGGAAACATATGAACCAGTTGAAATTGATATGTCACTTCTTCAAAAAACAGAAAAACCAAGTATGAAAGAAAATACTTTTCAAAATAAATATCGCAAAAAAAGCAATGCAGTTGATATGAAAATTGAAGAAATAACAGATCAAACACTAGATAATAATATTTGTATAAAAGGTTATGTTTTTAAAACAGATATAATTGTAACTAAATCTAATAAACATATTCAAAGTTTATGGGTAACTGATTATACTGATTCAATCATTGTTAAACGCTTTGAAAATAATTCAAATAATTCACTTGAAGAACTAAAATCAATTGGTAAAGGAAATGTATGGGTTAAAGTACGCGGAGAAGTGCGTTATGACAGTTATGCTCATGAAACGGTAATGATAGCTCGTGAGGTTGAAATTATCAAAGGTCCTGCACCTAGAAAGGATACAAGTGAAATAAAGCGAGTAGAATTACATACTCATTCAAAGATGTCGGCAATGGATGGAATTGGAACAATTGAACAATATATAAAAACTGTAGCTTCATGGGGACATAAAGCAATTGCTGTAACTGATCATGGAAATGTGCAATCTTTTCCTGAAGCTCAAAGTGCTAGTTTGCAAGCAGGAATCAAAATGATTTATGGTGTTGAGTTCAATATGGTCGAACCGGTCTTAAATATTGTTTATAATCCAATTGATGTTTCAATTGAACATGCAACATATGTAGCTTTTGACTTAGAAACAACTGGTTTATCAGTAATTCATGATGGAATTACTGAATTTGGTGCGGTCAAGATAAAAAATGGTGAAGTAATTGATCGAATGCAAAAATTTATTAATCCTGGAAAGACAATTTCTTCACGAATCAGTAGCCTTACAAATATTACAAATGAAATGGTAAAAAACGAACCGACTATTGATAAAGTTTTGCCTGAAATTATGGAGTTTTTTGGTGATTGTATTTTAGTTGCTCATAATGCAAGTTTCGATGTAGGTTTTTTAAATGAGAATTTAAGAAGAAGTAATATGTCAGAAATTAAAAATCCAATTATTGATTCATTAGCTCTAGCAAGAGCAATATTAAAACCGATGAAATCATATCGATTAGGCAATGTTTGTCGAAGTTATCGTGTTAATTATGATGATGAAGTAGCGCATCGTGCTGATTATGATGCAAAGGTACTTGGTGATGTATTTAATTTAATGATTCATCAAATTATGCAAAGTGAAAAATATAGTTTGTTAGATGTTTGTAAATTAACAAGTGATGATGTTTATAAAATTGTTTATCCTTATCATATGTGCGCTTTAGCACTAAATAAGACAGGATTAAAAAACATGTTTAAACTAGTTAGTGAAGCAAATACTAAATATTTTCATGGTGAATCAAGAATACCAAAGGAACGTTTGGAATATTATCGAGAAGGTTTGTTGTTTGGAAGTAGCTGTTATAATAGTGATGTTTTTGAAGCGGCATTAAATTTATCTGATGAGCGTTTAGAAAATGCAATGAAATTCTATGATTATATTGAAATCCAGCCACTGGAAGACTATTTTCATTTAATTGAACGTGGTAAGTTACAAGATAAAGATGAATTGATCAAATCTTTACAGAGAATTGTTACTTGTGCTAAAAAGTTAAATAAAATAATTGTAGCAACCGGTGATGTTCATTTTTTAGATGTTAAAGATCGAATTTTTAGAGATGTCTTTATTTCAAATCCAACGATTGGAATTGGTCATAAAGCTCATCCGCTTTGTGATCGTCGTAATCCAAAGGCAAAAAATCCATGTCAATACTTACGAACTACTGATGAGATGCTTGAGTGTTATCCATATTTATCAAAAGAAGAAACTTTTGAATACGTTGTAACAAATACTAATAAGATTGCTGATATGGTTGAAGAAATAAAACCAATTCATGATAAATTATTTACGCCAAAAATTGATGGTGCTGATGAAAATTTAAAGAAGCTTTGTTATGAAACAGCGCATAAGACTTATGGTAATCCTTTACCATCAATTGTTGAAAAGAGATTAGAAAAAGAGCTGAGTAATATTATTAAACATGGTTTTGGGGTTATTTATTATATTTCTCATTTACTTGTAAAAAAATCTAATGATGATGGTTACTTGGTTGGTTCAAGAGGTTCTGTTGGTTCATCGTTTGTTGCAACAATGTCGGGAATTACAGAAGTTAACCCGCTACCACCTCATTATGTATGTCCTAATTGTACTTATAGTGAGTTTTTAGAAGAAGGAACAATTGCTGATGGTTATGATTTAGAGGATAAACCCTGTCCTAAGTGTGGAACGATTATGAAAGGTGAAGGCCATAATATTCCCTTTGAAACTTTCTTAGGATTTAATGCTGATAAAGTTCCTGATATCGATCTTAATTTTTCTGGAGAATATCAGGCTAATGCCCATGCGTTTACTAAAGAAATTTTTGGTGAAGACCATGTTTTTAGAGCAGGAACAATTTCAACAGTAGCTGAAAAAACAGCATATGGATATGCTAAAGGATATGCAGAATTGATGGGGAAAGATCAGTCCATTAGAAGTGCCGAATTAGAAAGAATAGCAGCTGGATGTGGTGGTGTTAAACGAACAACAGGGCAACACCCGGGAGGGATTATTGTCATTCCTAGGGATATGGATGTTTTTGATTTTACACCTTATCAATACCCTGCTGATGATTTAAGTGCTACTTGGAAGACAACTCATTTTGACTTCCATGCAATTCATGATAATGTCTTAAAGTTTGATATTTTAGGACACGTTGATCCTACTGTGATTCGTGCTTTACAAGATTTGACAGGAGTTGATCCTAAAACAATTCCTACTAATGATAAAAAAGTAATGTCATTATTTACAAGCAGTAAAGCACTTGGCTGTGATTTGGAATTTATTGGTTGTAAAAGTGGTGCTTTAGGTTTACCGGAATTTGGAACTAACTTTGTAAGAGGAATGCTTGATCAAACACAACCTAAATCATTTAGTGATCTGGTAATTATTTCAGGGTTATCTCATGGTACTGATGTTTATTTAGGAAATGCTGAAAGTTTGATTAAATCGGGTACTTGTACATTGTCTGAAGTAATTGGATGTCGAGATGATATCATGGTTTATTTAATTGAAAAGGGATTACCAAATAAGGATGCTTTTGATATTATGGAATGTGTTCGTAAAGGTAAATCTACTGCGGTATTTCCAAAAATGCAATATGAGGAATTAATGAAAAAGCATAATGTACCGCAATGGTATATTGAATCATGTAAAAAAATTAAGTACATGTTTCCTAAGGCTCATGCGGTTGCTTATGTTCTTTCAGCAATCCGAGTAGCGTGGTGGAAAGTTTATTATCCGCGTGAATACTATGCTGTGTATTTTTCGACTCGTTGTGATTTTTATGAAATTGAAACATTGATTCAAGGGAAAGATGCTATTATGGCACGTCGTGAAGAAATTGCGCAATTAAAAGCACAACGCAGTGCTTCAAATAAAGAAGAAGGTTTGTGGGATGTTTTTGAAATCGCTTTAGAGATGATTGAGCGTGGTTATCATTTTAATCCAATTAGTTTACAATATTCACAAGCCAGCAAATTCATTTTAGATCCTAATGATGAATTTGGATTAATTCCACCTTTTAGTGCAGTTGATGCATTAGGTGAAGCAGTTGCTAAAACAGTTATTGATGCTCGTAATCAAGCTCCATTTTTATCAAAAGAAGATGTGATTAAACGTACTAAATTAAATAATTCCCATATTAAAACATTAACTAAGATGGGTGTATTTAATGGAATGCAGGAAAGAAATCAATTATCACTTTTTTAA
- a CDS encoding phosphatidate cytidylyltransferase: MKQRIITAICLIAVALPCVILGGYFFKGFIAVALIAAVYEMLRICTRPKVKLYIYPLVALFFVYGFLFDQNDLFLASYGILLYLVVLFTATIFDDTLTIERTSYIFTMGVLICSGLHALMALRDIYGFEYLLLLALATYGSDTGAYFTGVTIGKHKLIPRLSPKKTIEGSIGGILLGTILSVAYASYLGIIETNRVLIVACFVLTITGQVGDLVFSAIKRHFGVKDYSNLLPGHGGVLDRIDSILFNALVLSFFLVMVRV; the protein is encoded by the coding sequence ATGAAACAAAGAATTATTACTGCGATTTGTTTAATTGCTGTTGCTTTACCATGTGTTATTCTTGGTGGTTATTTTTTTAAGGGATTTATTGCTGTAGCCTTAATTGCAGCGGTTTATGAAATGCTACGTATTTGTACAAGGCCGAAAGTAAAATTATATATTTATCCATTGGTAGCTTTGTTTTTTGTTTATGGATTTTTATTTGATCAAAATGATTTGTTTTTAGCATCATATGGGATTTTACTTTATTTAGTTGTTCTTTTTACCGCAACGATTTTTGATGATACTTTAACAATTGAACGAACTAGTTATATTTTTACGATGGGGGTATTAATTTGTAGTGGTTTACATGCATTAATGGCTCTTCGTGATATTTATGGTTTTGAATATTTATTGTTGTTAGCATTAGCTACATATGGTAGTGATACAGGTGCTTATTTTACTGGGGTAACTATTGGAAAACATAAATTGATTCCTCGACTTTCACCAAAAAAGACAATTGAAGGGTCAATTGGTGGAATTTTACTTGGAACAATACTTTCAGTTGCTTATGCTAGTTATTTAGGTATAATTGAAACTAATCGAGTTTTGATTGTTGCATGTTTTGTTTTAACAATTACTGGTCAAGTAGGTGATTTAGTATTTAGTGCGATAAAACGTCATTTTGGAGTTAAAGATTATTCTAATTTACTTCCGGGACATGGTGGTGTACTAGATCGAATTGATAGTATTTTATTTAATGCATTAGTATTAAGTTTCTTTTTAGTGATGGTGAGGGTATAA
- a CDS encoding M50 family metallopeptidase, producing the protein MQTLINIIVFILILGIVVLVHELGHFVTAKLFGVYCSEFSIGMGPKLFSKKIGETEYEIRALPIGGFVSMAGEADNDIEEFKDVPYERTIKGISCWKKCVVFLAGVFMNFILSLVILIGVYSFINVQTNTPEIGTISNDSPAMMAGLEAGDVISKITYDGEENIIASFSDIQEILDNSNIKSESEQINLKVEVIRDGKVLTKNVNAKFNADSNSYMIGITAATRQLSFFEAVNYGWDQFVEMSLLIFTTLGKLITDSANTIGQLSGPAGIYSVTSQITETGSISQLLILLALLSTNIGMFNLLPIPGLDGCQTLFAVVEKIIGRDIPIKLKYLLQVAGLVLVFGLMIYVTINDISRMFG; encoded by the coding sequence ATGCAGACATTAATAAATATTATAGTTTTTATTTTAATATTAGGAATTGTAGTTTTAGTTCATGAATTAGGTCATTTTGTAACTGCTAAACTTTTTGGTGTTTATTGTTCAGAGTTTTCAATTGGAATGGGACCTAAATTATTTTCTAAAAAAATTGGTGAAACTGAATATGAAATTAGAGCTTTACCAATTGGTGGTTTTGTAAGCATGGCAGGTGAAGCTGATAATGATATTGAAGAATTTAAAGATGTGCCATATGAAAGAACAATTAAAGGAATTAGCTGTTGGAAAAAATGCGTTGTTTTTCTAGCTGGTGTATTCATGAATTTCATTTTATCATTAGTTATTTTGATTGGGGTATATAGTTTTATTAATGTCCAAACAAATACTCCTGAAATCGGAACTATTAGTAATGATAGTCCGGCGATGATGGCAGGATTAGAAGCCGGAGATGTGATTTCAAAAATAACATATGATGGTGAAGAAAATATTATTGCGTCTTTTAGTGATATTCAAGAAATATTAGATAATTCAAACATAAAGTCTGAAAGCGAACAAATTAATTTAAAAGTAGAAGTTATTCGAGATGGTAAAGTTTTAACTAAGAATGTTAACGCTAAATTTAATGCGGATAGTAATTCGTACATGATAGGAATTACAGCGGCAACTAGACAATTAAGTTTTTTTGAAGCAGTTAATTATGGCTGGGATCAGTTTGTTGAAATGTCATTATTGATTTTTACAACTTTAGGTAAGTTGATTACAGATTCAGCTAATACGATCGGTCAATTATCTGGACCTGCTGGTATTTATAGTGTTACATCACAAATTACGGAAACTGGTTCAATTAGTCAATTGCTGATACTATTGGCGCTTTTATCTACTAATATTGGAATGTTTAATTTACTTCCAATTCCAGGGTTAGATGGATGTCAAACATTGTTTGCGGTAGTTGAAAAAATTATTGGTCGTGATATTCCGATTAAACTTAAATATTTACTTCAGGTTGCTGGGTTAGTGTTAGTATTTGGTTTAATGATTTATGTTACAATTAATGATATTTCAAGAATGTTTGGTTAA
- the tsf gene encoding translation elongation factor Ts — MAISAKLVKELREKTGAGMMDCKKALEACDGDIEKSFDWLREKGIAKAAKKADRIAAEGLTTFVVDGDTAAIVEVNSETDFVAKNAEFQALVNTIAKTVALSKPADLEAALNTEVEGKKLETVIAEASGKIGEKLSFRRFEVLTKEDGEVFGAYSHMGGKMTAIVKIANSTDEKARDVAMHVAASNPQYIDRTAIPQDVLDHELAVLKAQAMEENAQAAKPKPENIIEKMVEGRLNKNLKEMCLVDQEFIKNPDETVAKFLGEGKVLNMVRFQVGEGMEKREENFAEEVAAQMKA; from the coding sequence ATGGCAATTAGTGCAAAATTAGTAAAAGAATTACGTGAAAAAACTGGTGCTGGGATGATGGATTGTAAAAAAGCATTAGAAGCTTGTGATGGTGATATTGAAAAATCATTCGACTGGTTAAGAGAAAAAGGAATTGCAAAAGCTGCTAAAAAAGCTGATCGTATCGCTGCTGAGGGTTTAACTACATTTGTAGTTGATGGAGATACTGCTGCAATCGTTGAAGTTAACTCTGAAACTGACTTCGTTGCAAAAAATGCTGAATTCCAAGCATTAGTAAATACAATCGCTAAAACTGTTGCATTAAGCAAACCAGCAGATTTAGAAGCTGCATTAAATACTGAAGTAGAAGGTAAAAAATTAGAAACAGTTATTGCTGAAGCTAGTGGAAAAATCGGAGAAAAATTAAGCTTTAGAAGATTTGAAGTTTTAACTAAAGAAGATGGTGAAGTATTTGGTGCTTATTCACATATGGGTGGAAAAATGACTGCAATTGTTAAAATTGCTAATTCTACTGATGAAAAAGCTCGTGATGTTGCTATGCATGTGGCTGCTTCAAATCCACAATATATTGATAGAACTGCTATCCCTCAAGATGTTTTAGATCATGAATTAGCTGTATTAAAAGCTCAAGCTATGGAAGAAAATGCTCAAGCAGCTAAACCTAAACCAGAAAATATTATTGAAAAAATGGTTGAAGGTAGACTAAATAAAAACTTAAAAGAAATGTGCTTGGTTGATCAAGAATTTATTAAAAATCCTGATGAAACTGTAGCTAAATTCTTGGGTGAAGGTAAAGTTTTGAATATGGTTAGATTCCAAGTTGGTGAAGGAATGGAAAAAAGAGAAGAAAACTTTGCTGAAGAAGTTGCTGCTCAAATGAAAGCTTAA